Proteins encoded within one genomic window of Spirulina major PCC 6313:
- a CDS encoding DNA methyltransferase, whose product MTATPESLQTFVKFCEDYITGRERGEAQTFLNEFFRAFGHEGARQAGATFEEAIASGSKKGNTGFADLMWKPKVLIEMKSRGVNLKEHFAQAREYWVQAVPNRPRYVILCNFDEFWIYDFDQQVSEPMDRVPLVELPQRSGAFTFMEYGQGLAPVFGNNQVLVTEKAGKRMGELFIALAERGERTKQFDRLTAQRFTLQCVMAMFAEDRGLLPTNMFVSCVQECQDGGSSYDVIGGLFREMNTPGITPAGRYQGVDYFNGGLFSTIHPIELEQKELSILRDAAREDWGKVRPAIFGSIFENTANAEERHAHGMHFTSEGDIMKIVGPTINQYWEDQIDAANSLEQLEQIAIALSEYRVLDPACGSGNFLYMAYQELKRIEFELGQKIKGFGGMPREGLVTPLQFYGIDINPFGVELARVTLMIARKMAIDEWGMGEDALPLSQLDQNIVCADALFTEWPAADAVIGNPPFLGGKNVRMTLNDDYIDQVFRAFPDVKDSVDFCSYWFRLAHDHISTKGRAGLVGTNSISQGKSRTASLEYIATNDGYIHNAISTQEWSGAAAVHVSLVNWVKQEPDEYRLDQKVVQRINTSLTTCIDVTGAARLKSNQNYSFQGVIPVGKAFYIKPKQAEAWIKADSKNKDVLKPSVSASDLTDCINGSPKRMIIDFNDMSIEDARFYKAPFEHIKTYVKPERDKNRRIVTRENWWKFGEKRPAMREAIAPLSCYFAIPRHSKWFIFLPCHTDWLPADSTTVVASDDFYILGILTSDIHRQWVKAQSSTLKGDTRYTHNTCFETFPFPQTATVKLTEKIRQAAIALHEYRSDRMEKEKCGITTLYNNYFHEPTSKLSKHHKKLDALVMKAYGFTPNDDILEKLLTLNLELAAKEQQKEPIIGPWASDRPPVKQGA is encoded by the coding sequence ATGACCGCCACCCCTGAATCGCTTCAGACGTTTGTCAAATTCTGCGAAGACTACATCACCGGACGAGAGCGCGGCGAAGCCCAGACATTCCTAAACGAATTTTTTCGAGCGTTTGGCCATGAGGGCGCACGGCAAGCCGGAGCGACTTTTGAGGAAGCGATCGCATCTGGTAGCAAGAAAGGAAACACCGGGTTTGCAGACTTGATGTGGAAGCCGAAGGTGTTGATCGAGATGAAAAGCCGAGGGGTGAATCTCAAAGAACACTTTGCCCAAGCCCGCGAATATTGGGTGCAAGCCGTTCCCAACCGACCCCGCTACGTCATCCTCTGCAACTTTGACGAGTTTTGGATCTACGACTTTGACCAGCAAGTGAGTGAACCGATGGATCGTGTGCCATTGGTAGAGCTACCGCAGCGGAGCGGTGCATTCACGTTCATGGAATATGGCCAGGGATTAGCTCCCGTTTTTGGCAATAACCAAGTTTTAGTGACGGAGAAAGCAGGCAAGCGGATGGGGGAACTGTTCATTGCCCTAGCCGAACGGGGAGAGCGCACGAAGCAGTTTGACCGCCTGACCGCCCAACGGTTTACATTGCAATGTGTGATGGCGATGTTTGCCGAAGACCGGGGACTACTGCCCACCAATATGTTTGTGTCCTGTGTGCAGGAATGTCAGGATGGCGGCAGTTCTTACGATGTGATTGGTGGCCTATTTCGGGAGATGAACACCCCCGGCATCACCCCAGCCGGACGCTATCAAGGGGTGGACTATTTCAACGGTGGACTGTTCTCAACGATTCATCCGATTGAGTTGGAGCAGAAAGAGCTTTCAATTCTGCGTGACGCAGCACGGGAGGATTGGGGAAAAGTCAGACCCGCCATTTTCGGCAGCATCTTTGAGAACACCGCCAACGCCGAAGAACGCCACGCCCACGGGATGCACTTCACATCCGAGGGCGACATCATGAAAATTGTCGGCCCCACCATCAACCAATATTGGGAAGACCAAATCGACGCGGCGAACAGCTTGGAGCAGTTGGAACAGATTGCGATCGCACTCTCGGAGTATCGCGTCCTCGACCCCGCCTGTGGCTCTGGTAATTTTCTCTACATGGCCTATCAGGAGTTGAAGCGTATCGAGTTTGAGTTGGGGCAGAAGATTAAGGGGTTTGGCGGTATGCCTCGCGAGGGATTGGTGACACCGCTGCAATTCTATGGCATCGACATCAACCCGTTTGGGGTGGAGTTGGCGCGGGTGACGTTGATGATTGCGCGAAAGATGGCGATTGATGAGTGGGGGATGGGGGAAGATGCTTTACCGTTGAGCCAGTTGGATCAGAATATTGTTTGTGCTGATGCGTTGTTTACGGAGTGGCCGGCAGCGGATGCGGTGATTGGAAATCCGCCGTTTTTGGGTGGGAAAAATGTCCGCATGACGTTAAATGATGACTATATAGACCAAGTATTTCGGGCTTTCCCTGATGTTAAAGATTCTGTTGATTTTTGCTCCTATTGGTTTCGTTTAGCGCATGACCATATCTCTACTAAGGGCCGTGCAGGTTTAGTCGGGACGAACTCAATTAGTCAAGGAAAAAGCCGAACTGCATCTCTGGAGTACATTGCCACCAACGATGGTTATATTCACAACGCTATTTCTACCCAGGAGTGGAGTGGGGCTGCTGCTGTTCATGTGAGCTTGGTGAATTGGGTCAAACAAGAGCCAGACGAATATCGACTGGATCAGAAAGTCGTGCAACGGATTAACACTTCACTCACAACCTGCATTGATGTCACGGGGGCAGCACGGCTTAAAAGCAATCAAAATTATTCTTTTCAAGGAGTGATTCCAGTCGGTAAAGCTTTTTACATCAAACCCAAACAGGCAGAAGCATGGATAAAAGCTGATTCAAAAAACAAAGATGTTTTGAAGCCCTCAGTATCAGCTAGTGATTTAACAGATTGTATTAATGGCAGTCCTAAGCGTATGATCATTGATTTTAATGATATGTCGATAGAAGATGCAAGATTTTACAAAGCTCCATTTGAGCATATTAAAACTTATGTAAAGCCAGAACGCGATAAGAATCGTAGAATTGTAACTCGTGAAAATTGGTGGAAATTTGGTGAAAAGCGGCCAGCTATGCGAGAAGCGATCGCGCCACTCTCTTGCTACTTTGCAATTCCAAGACATTCTAAATGGTTTATTTTTTTACCTTGTCACACTGATTGGCTTCCGGCTGATTCCACAACAGTAGTAGCTTCTGATGATTTCTACATCTTGGGCATTCTTACCTCAGATATTCACCGCCAATGGGTCAAAGCCCAAAGCTCTACCCTGAAGGGCGATACCCGCTACACTCACAACACTTGCTTTGAAACCTTCCCCTTTCCCCAGACCGCCACAGTCAAATTAACCGAAAAAATCCGACAGGCTGCGATCGCACTCCACGAGTACCGCAGTGATCGTATGGAAAAAGAGAAGTGTGGCATCACCACGCTCTATAACAACTACTTTCATGAACCCACCAGCAAACTCTCAAAACATCACAAAAAGCTCGATGCACTGGTGATGAAAGCCTACGGCTTCACCCCCAACGACGACATCCTAGAAAAACTCCTCACCCTCAATCTAGAACTCGCCGCCAAAGAACAACAGAAAGAACCCATTATCGGGCCATGGGCAAGCGATCGCCCCCCCGTGAAACAAGGGGCCTAA
- a CDS encoding tetratricopeptide repeat protein: MNEFLPTLYILILFVLVSGAAIFVFRQIWRTRQQERRFETLQQALTKADCTTKDYYEFGSLCLDKKLYVQSVLVFQRGLKAAEKEEVESENIALMYNAMGFAYFAQEQYDLAIRNYKEAIKLYPDYVIALNNLGNVYEKKKLVAQALNVYEQVLGFDPDNAIAKKRAESMRKRLAPTS; this comes from the coding sequence ATGAACGAATTTTTACCCACTCTTTATATTCTGATTTTGTTTGTCTTAGTCAGCGGTGCAGCCATTTTTGTCTTTCGCCAAATTTGGCGCACTCGTCAGCAAGAACGCCGCTTTGAAACCCTCCAGCAAGCCCTCACGAAAGCCGACTGCACCACCAAAGACTATTACGAATTCGGCAGCCTATGCCTAGACAAAAAACTCTATGTCCAATCAGTTTTAGTCTTTCAACGGGGCTTAAAAGCTGCGGAAAAAGAAGAGGTGGAATCCGAAAATATCGCCCTGATGTACAACGCGATGGGGTTTGCCTACTTTGCCCAAGAGCAATATGATCTCGCCATTCGCAACTACAAGGAAGCGATCAAACTCTACCCGGACTATGTGATCGCCCTGAATAATTTAGGAAATGTCTACGAAAAGAAAAAACTCGTCGCCCAAGCTCTCAATGTGTACGAACAGGTGCTAGGGTTTGACCCCGATAATGCGATCGCCAAAAAACGCGCCGAATCGATGCGTAAACGCCTCGCTCCTACGAGTTAA
- a CDS encoding phosphate ABC transporter permease, which produces MLVPITREKFEQLVPAIATGAQYAAVWGSIQDIVRRVLISVIGMVALLLLNVLFQGGAGGLKFFLGIIAGLYWLWAPVYWASLRNSKYRRWKYSGFWRGRILDVFISEDLIREEETFNQRGELVIVENRERRINLDIGDRSGFRTLVQAPLRRSHKLLKPGQKVECLVFSNQADLSEIKEVSDLHIPSQNLWVGEYPCLRRDFFLSLSADLRRQAPPPPDRRRPPMRDRAIRPRSRRDER; this is translated from the coding sequence ATGCTAGTCCCCATCACCCGCGAAAAATTTGAGCAACTCGTGCCTGCGATCGCCACCGGGGCCCAATATGCCGCCGTGTGGGGCAGCATTCAAGACATCGTGCGGCGGGTCTTGATTTCGGTGATTGGGATGGTGGCGTTGCTGCTATTGAATGTCCTGTTTCAAGGCGGGGCGGGGGGCTTGAAATTTTTCCTGGGGATCATCGCTGGGCTGTATTGGCTCTGGGCCCCGGTCTATTGGGCCAGCCTGCGCAACAGCAAGTATCGCCGCTGGAAATATAGCGGCTTTTGGCGCGGTCGGATTTTGGATGTGTTTATCTCCGAAGACCTGATTCGGGAAGAGGAAACCTTTAACCAGCGCGGCGAGTTGGTGATTGTGGAAAATCGCGAGCGGCGGATTAACCTGGACATTGGCGATCGCAGCGGCTTCCGTACCCTTGTCCAAGCCCCCCTCCGACGCAGCCATAAACTGCTCAAACCGGGGCAAAAGGTGGAATGTCTCGTCTTTTCCAATCAAGCCGACCTCAGCGAAATCAAAGAGGTGAGCGATCTGCATATTCCCAGTCAAAACCTCTGGGTGGGCGAATATCCCTGTTTGCGCCGGGACTTTTTCCTCAGCCTCAGCGCCGACCTCCGCCGCCAAGCTCCCCCACCCCCCGATCGCCGTCGTCCCCCCATGCGCGATCGCGCCATTCGACCCCGATCGCGCCGCGACGAGCGTTAG